TCCATTCGCCGTACAAATGGAATCTGGAGAGGCACACGAGGAATCATGGCACCAATGGCTACTTGATGTGCAGTGTTTGCGATTTTAGCACCAACATTAAGCAGTCTATGACTATACACGAGATGAATCACCATGTGACACTGGGACGCTTTGGACAggatcaacagcaacaacagcagtcgcCACAAAAGCAGCTCAAGATCGAGGCCAGTTCCAGTCCGGAGAAGTGGTACGATTCACCGGATCTGCCACCCATTAGCTGCTCCCATTGCCATCAGATTGTGCCGAATGCCATGGAGTTGGTCCAGCATCTGCAGCAATGCGAGCCAGCACTGCGCAGCAACTCGAATCTAGGGGGCGACTCGGACAGCAAAGAGGAAGTCAACGAGGAGGAGTATCGCAACGAGACGAGCTACTACGGGGTCGAAACAGCGCCAGGCTATGGAGAGGTAAGCTAACAACACCTTATGTCATATGAGCAACTACTTTCATATATGCCAACGCTAAGCAGGTCACAGAGCCACTGCAGCCCGAGGATTCAGATGCACTGAAGAAGGTGTTCAAGTGTCCGCACTGCACCTTTTGGGCAGCCACCGCATCGCGTTTTCATGTGCACATCGTTGGCCATTTGAATCGGAAACCTTTCGAGTGCTCGCTGTGCTCGTATCGCTCCAATTGGCGCTGGGACATCACCAAGCACATCCGCCTGAAGACAATGCGCGACAAGTCGCATGTGCAGGCTCAGGTGCTGATGAACGATGAGACGGGCAGACGCAACTATGCCAAGTACAATCAGTATCTCACTTTGATGAAAGTCAGCGCCGAGCAGGTTGCCGACGCCAAGACAATGCGTTGCGGCGAGATGCACTCGAGCAGCTCAGATCAGCATATGCTGGCATTGCCACAGCCagatgatgaggatgatgcACAAGCAGATGTGGATGCTGCACTCGATCTGCGAGTCGTCAGCAAGCAACATCAGGAGCAGCAGATGCCTGAACAGAATCAGAAGCCACATAAATCAAAGAAGAAacatagaaagagagaagcTCAAGCTGAACAGCAGGATTAGACGTAGATTAGAcaatttctatatatgtatgtttttatttgtaaaccaatttgcattaatttagGAATTAGATCTAACAAACATAGAATACtatcataattataatatgaGATTTTAGTTGGCAACAAAGCTATAaggcatttatttatgtgtatttttagTCGAATGCTTTTTAGTTAACTTAACTTGAGATTATTCTTCGAAATTGTAATACCCAAGCAGAGTTTCCATATGATTCCGATTAAAGCTGGACGATTCGGATTGCTATACCATGAAATTGTTAGATACATATTTGGAATTTGGACTCGGTATATCATACGATTTGCGAATTTAAGTTGAAGGATAGAATTGATACTGAATTGGATCCAGGTGCAGAAACCTAGCTATATATTCTTCTATATAATCTTGCCAAGTGTAGGCTAAATTGGACCGCTATATCGCTTAGTCGATATAGAAACTATTACAGAAATAAAGTATTTCGTAACTGCGAACGAATTTCTTAAACTATATCAtccacatatttatttatgtaggGAAAACTGGACTTTCTAATTGGACATAAATTGCTAAGCCCTACAATTCGTTTAGTTGAGTTTTCATTCCATCGATTTGCTAGTTATGATATAGATAACATTAATATTAGTTAGCTTTGACTTAACACTGCTTGAATATTTAAGCTTCGGCTCACCGAAGTTGGTAAAgatcttttgtttttggttattttgtattatactAGCTGCTAACTTTGCAAGTTAAGTTGAATGTTTGAGGATAGTTCTAATATAAGCACTACATTGAGGGATCTGGATGGGGTAAGGGTCTTTAATAATAACACTTGTATGACAATCATATATTGCAATTTAGCTAAGCTAACTTCTCGTTTTTTGGGGGTAAGGTAAGGGGCCTAAAAGAAGTAAAGTTTTGCATCACACGctgtgatgtgtgtgtgttcacaGCAAACATTCCtgtatgaaaaataatactatGCATAGCAAGACGACCAGCGGCACCAAGAAGCACAGCTCATCCACGCCCAGTCGGGGCAGTAAACGCCAGCTATCGATGAGCAGATATTGCGACTGCAATATCCATGGATATGCCGATGCCCACAACTAAGTCGTCTGACATTGGACACTTTCAAAGTGCGGCGACTGACCGTGATagtcatcatcgtcgtcggtATCCGCATGCCGTGCCTGACGCGCCTGTGGCTTGTAGTCGGTCATATTGACCTCTTCGGCGCCAGCTGGAACAGCGATGCGTTCCCGTGCGGGCAACAAATCCTCGAGCATGGCCAACTGCGGTTGGGTGGCAAAATCATTGGGCGGCATCTGTACCTTGAACTGCACATAGAGATCGCCATGATCTGTGGGCTGCTGGAACACTGGCATGCCGCCATTGCGCATCATCTTGATATGATTGTGACGCAACACTTCACCCGGTTGCGTTGTCATGCACACATTACGTCCATCCAGATGCTTAAAGCAATGCGTGTAGCCACACAGAGCTTCGGTTAAATTGATCTCCAAGTCGCGCATATAGAGATTGGCATGGCGTCGTTGAAATAATGTGTGCTCCGCCTGCACAATGACCACATAGAGATCGCCAAATTGTCCGCTGCGCAGCTGATGTCCCTCGTTGGCAAAGGGCAGCTTCAACATGTGCGGCACCCCGGGTTCAATGTCCACTTTGCGATTCATGGGCTGCTCCACGAAGCCGCTGCCTGTGCACAGCTTGCATCGTAGCTTCTCCTTAATGGTGAACCCTCTGCCATCGCAAGTGGGACACACCTGACAAAATGGAAAGAAACAGATATATTCCTTCTAGGTTAAGCTTTCAATCAACTTTACCGCATCGAAGGCACTCAAACCCATAAATGTAAAGGCGGCAGTATGTCCAGCGCCACCGCAGGATTCGCATTCTTGACGCGCCTCCTTTGGGCCGCCGTCGCCATTGCACTTGTCGCACAGCTTTTGCCGCTTGTACTGCACCTGTTTCTCCTGCTTACTGCCCATATAGATCTCTTCCAGCGTTAGCTCCAGTTTCACCAGAATGCGTCCATCGCGACGAGTGCGTTCGGTCGTTGGAGCCCCGCCAAATGGAAACCATTGGGCGAAAAAGTCTGAGGCATCAGAGTGGCCCTCAGCACCCTCCTGCAGTCCCTTTATGCCATAGCGGTCGTAGATGCGGCGCTTCTCCGGATCGGAAAGCACTTCGTAGGCGAAGGAGATTTCCTTAAACTTCTCACCCGACTCTGGATTCTTATCCGGATGAAACTCTTTAGCCAATTTGCGATAATTCTAATTGCAATGTTAGAAATGATGAGCATAAAGTGAATCCAAAAAAAGTAACGTacttactttttttatttcctcCGAAGGCGCATCTTTGGCAACGCCAAGAATGGCGTATAAATCCATTTTGTCCATTGGTTCGAAATTAAAGACACATTGCAGCTGTACTgtaaattttgttaatattatgaCACTATAATAGTTGctcaaaacattttttgttttgcgtctgtttttgttattttccaATTGCTGAGCTAGTGTTGTTGTTCGTCCCACTTTCCAAGGGAACTCGAATTAAAACAGCTGTAACAACAGCTGTTGTGTGCgcataaaagtatgcaatgcattTTTGCTATGTAACTGCTCAAAAACTGCAGTGCAGTTGCAttgcttaatttaaaaaatatttatgcaaactGATAGCACACTTGCTACAGAAACTTAATGTTGCTACTGCAAATGAGTGTAATAATTAATTACTACTATTACCTTAAGCTATGGTCAAAAACAATCAATATACTTTACGAATATGTGGTTAGTTCAAATATTGCAGTGCCATTATcttaatttactttatacgatttttgtttttcaattaatttattgaaataaactaaacagattaatttatttaataaccaAAGAGCTAGCCTAACTTGGATGTAATAATTGAGACTGTTTACGTTTTGTGGGAATGGCAAGATATGTAGTGTGACCAAATGTGTAACAAGACAAAAAACTACATGACTCATCGTCTCACGTAGCCAGTCCCGAGTACACGTTGGGCGTGGTGAAATTTAACGATTTATTCCAACATTCGCTTTGGGCTCACTAGACGTTTTGTACGTCATATCTTCGGAAAATTTTCCAGAGATTACGTACAAATTTTACGCAAAATTTTCGCTAAAATTAAgttgaaaaaataattaaatattaaaaaattaatttaaagtcgaaaaaaagtgttaaagaaaaaaaaattgcgcTTAATTGACAACTGAAGATTTTTTTCACGCAAGTAAAAATGGATCCAAAGTAGAGACGTaaaaattttgtgtgtgtatcaaCGAAAGAGCGGAGAAAACGGAAAGCGTgaaagcaaaaagaagaaatcgAAACAACTCGATTGTCGtggtggtgtgtgtgtgcgcagtGCTGTGCGTGAACGTGTGTACGcttgtgtgagtgcgtgtgtgtgtggcaagaagcagacagagagacgaAAGCAATACGGACGGGCGAGAAAAACTGAGTGTTGCGCGCCTGGAAAAATAATGGAAAAGTATGAGGACATGGATATACGACTGGGTCACATCAATGCCAAAGAGCTGGCCGATGTTTGCGACGTCAATATTCCTCGAGATGATGATGCATTAATTATGTTTGACCGATCGCCgacaaattttgattttggcgCTGAAATTCTGTCAACAAACAACATgaagccagcagcagcagccacagcaacaacatcgacagcggcaacaacgaAAGCAACAAGCGAACCGCAACCAAAAGCAAATagtgaaatcaaaacaaaaacattgccTCAAATGGCAGAACAAGAAATTGGCGCCaatcaaaatgccaaaaaactGACGGACAACAATTTAATGGAGCAACCGACATCGAAACGTCTTGAGAAATCCTGCTCCGAAGTggatgatgaagatgatgaggatgaggatgacaATGAGGATTACAAGTCAAGGtagcaattatttttaaatttaaaaatatatatatattttatatcatttttatacttagtgaatatttttatttttaaatcctATTTGCAATCTGTCTTATAGGAGAAATAACGTctgtattatattaaaaatacaataagaTTCTATACTTATAGAGAACAATTAGAATTTTAAAATCcacaaaaaatagtttttatatacatatttttttaatttaaattatgttaattttattgaaaagtttACGGTTTATGTGTAAAATTACACATCTTAAACTTCgcatacaaattgaaatattgaagaaaaataaaaaaaaaaatcaactcaaaattaaaaaataaaaaactaagtTTTTTATTaggattattttaaaattaattgaagaaaatagttattttaatctttgaataaaatttgaataaataattatacagATCTTTTTAATTGTGTTGTATGTCTtgtaaatgtaatatttacagCTGGGCCAAcagcgatgatgatgatgacgattcCTCTAGTTCGACGGATTGCTCCTCGGCCAGCGAAAGCGATTGGCAgcgttggcagcagcagcgcgaACTCCACTCGGCTTTGGGACGCATGCCTCGTCAGGTGATTGCCAGCATAATGCCGCACTTTGCCTCCGAGCTGCCGGCGGACATAGATGAGTCGGTGTTGTGGGATTATCTGTCGCATCTGCTGAACGAACCAAAGCGACGCAACAAGCTGAATAATGTGAATACCTTTGATGATGTCATCGATCTGGTGCAGAACTCAAAGAAGATCATTGTGCTCACAGGCGCCGGAGTGTCAGTGTCCTGTGGCATACCCGATTTTCGTTCCACTAACGGCATCTATGCGCGTTTGGCGCACGATTTTCCCGATCTACCAGATCCGCAGGCCATGTTTGACATTAACTACTTCAAACGGGATCCGCGACCGTTCTACAAATTCGCTCGGGAAATCTATCCGGGTGAGTTTAAGCCGTCGCCATGCCATCACTTCATCAAGATGCTCGAGACGAAGGGCAAACTGTTGCGCAACTACACGCAAAACATCGATACGCTGGAACGTGTGGCTGGCATTCAACGGGTGATCGAATGCCACGGCTCCTTCTCGACGGCCTCGTGCACCAAGTGCAAGTATAAGTGCAATGCGGATGCATTGCGTGCGGACATCTTTGCCCAGCGCATTCCCGTTTGCCCACAGTGTCAGCCGAATGTGGAGCACAGTGTGGATGCCTCAGTGGCAGTCACCGAGgagcagctgaagcagctCGTCGAGAATGGCATCATGAAGCCCGACATTGTCTTCTTTGGCGAAGGTAAGCAAGAAGcgcatataataaaaaaattcaagtttattttcttttttgtgttctaAGTAGATAATTTAGAATCATTGCAATCCCTGCTCTCTAGACTCATTTCACGTAATTTTTGGTTTGCAGGTTTGCCTGATGAATATCACACTGTGATGTCCACGGACAAGGACAAGTGTGATCTGTTGATTGTGATCGGCTCCTCGCTCAAAGTGCGGCCCGTCGCTCACATTCCCAGCAGCATACCAGCAACGGTGCCGCAGATTCTGATCAACCGCGAGCAGCTGCATCATTTGAAGTTCGATGTTGAGCTGCTGGGCGACTCAGATGTGATTATCAATCAGATCTGCCATCGACTGTCGGccagcgacaacgacgatgatTGGAAGCAGTTGTGCTATGACGATGCTGTGCTACGTGAAACCAAGGAGCTAATGCCGCCAGCAGATTACTATCTGCATCATCACCACCTGCATCAtcacaatcatcatcatcgacacTGCCGCTCGGAGAGTGAACAGCAATCGCAACTGGACACGGATACACAATCGTTAAAGTCCAATGGTTCAGCAGATTATCTGCTTGGCTCCTCGGCCGGCACCTGCTCCGACAGCGGCTTTGAGTCTTCCACATTCACAGCAACGGTGCAGGACAAGCGAGCACAACCGACTCCACAACAGACAACGCCAATCGCCGATGATCGCGATGCGGCCATCGAGCGCATTAAGAGCGATATTCTCGTCGAGTTGAATGAAACGGCGGCTATAAGTTGTGATCGCCTCGTAGCACCGCCTGCCATCAGCtctggcagcggcagcagctcgATCTCCGCCAGCAGCACCAACACAGCCAGCTATCGTCATCTGTCGATTGATTCGTCTAAGGACAGCGGCATTGAGCAGGGCGAGTTCTCCAATGCCAGCAACAATGCTCACGCCTATGTCAGCAACTTGGACACAAATATGATGGTGGAAACAAAGACAGCGGCACCCAGCTTAACGCCAACGCCGCCACAGCGCAAGCGTCAGACGACAGCGGAGCGTCTACAGCCTGGAACTTTCTATTGCCACAACAAGCACAGCTCGTATGTGTTTCCCGGTGCACAGGTGTTTTGGGACAATGATTAcagcgatgatgatgacgacgacgatgatgatgatggacTGGCGACTGGACGTGGCGCTGATCTCTTTGGCAATGTGGTGGCCGGCGATGAGGATGCCTGCGATCTGAATGCGGTGCCCTTATCGCCTCTGCTGCCGCCCGCCTTGGAGGCGCACCTGGTAACCGAAATCACCAGTGGCGTATCAGTCAGCAGCGCTCCATCCGCTTGCAATAGCAGTCCGAGCAATAAACGCCGCAGCACCGCGGACACAGTGGAGCAATCGCTATCACCGGCAGTCGAGGCCAAGTGCAATTCGCCAGCGATTGAATCTGAAACGCCGCCACCCATCAAAAAGCGACGTCCCAGCTTAGGAACAGCTCCAACTGCTGCTCCAACAACAGCTGTCTAAATTGTTGATTCAAATGCCCGgctattaatttaatatttattcttttaatgCGTCGcctatatatttctttactcCACGAGAGCACGTGAACTATGTCTAGAGAAGCTCAAAAACAACCCAATTGCAATCGAGGCATCACATACTCTTCCCCTTCTTCGCCTCCTCCATTTTCTACACTCATCTACACAGATATGCAATTTTTACATTCATCATATTCATTTcgtattcatatttattcGTCAAACACAATTGTATGTaaatgttagtattttttatattattaatattattaccaCATTAAGTTGTTATTGAGGCCTTTATAAATACgtagtttaaaaaaaaaagaaggaaactTTCAAGAGAAGAACTTTTTAGCGCAAATTGCCTCAACTTTctacacacacttatacatctatataattatatataagctagaatatatacgtatactaAGAGCTGGACAAAACACCCTGTATATAAGCAtccttgtttttttgtaatttctctTTTCCTTAAACACTCTTATTAACGGTTATGGCagctacatacatacatatatatatgtacatacatatttacatttgcactcatctcacacacacacctacacactcactcactcacatcTAAGCACaagcacatacacatacacacacagtcgtattcacacccacacacagagAAGCTTAGCGCCAATGACGACAAGCATTGTTGGTGTGcgtgttaaaaaaaaatgtttaattaaaaacttagcataattatcaaatatatattaaaaccTATAAATAGCCACCAAACGTAATTGTAAACTAGAGTTATAAGCCCATagttgtaataataattgtattaatatcaacaaaaaaaaagcaaacaaaatcataatattataataataataaatcaatctATTGAAAGTTGTTGAGCAGCTACAAAAGCCATTTGATATGATACTTGGGGTATTTTTCCAGTTAATCAATAGCTGAGCTAAGCTGCGCATGTGCAAAGTTGACACAAGCAAAAACGGCAAGAAACCCAACTTTATCTTAGCCATATCCTGTCACATTTTTAAAGGATACACATTGCAACGATCGCGAGCTCCAACTCTATCGAATGGCATCAAAATATATGATGTCATCTAAGAATCcaacacttgaaatttttcaatctCAGGGCTTAAGCAAACATGTGAAAATCACAAATTGCATGATAACTCGATAACTACAAGGACGATTTGGATGTCCTTTGGTAGGATGATAGTCCACACTAATACGCTTCGTTTGACACAGGGCTCGCAAGGATCAggcaggatatggccgagatatacgCAATTTGTAGTGTACAAAAATGTCCTTGTAACTTGGCTGCTTACAGGactttcgtcctttttggCTTGTCAACCAGTTTGTATTGACTAGAGCTATCAtcgtgccaaaggacatcttgatcgtccttcaaatggccAAGATAAGGCGTATTTTCCGGCTTTATGCCTTTTTTTCTATGCCTCCCCCTTGGGAAAAATTTGTCATATTGAGGCGAACATTTTGataaaatccttaaaatctttgacTGCCAATCGATAGTGCTGGTGCTCCAGATTTCAAAAAAGTATATCTTTCCAAAATCCTTAAGGATATGACCGAGTTATGGCTAAAATACGGTTGCCCCATTTACAGTGAGTGCTCACAGCGGCAGTTAACAGTGGCCCTTAACAGATCAGCTTAACAGAAGCTGCGCAGGCGCCCAATGTAAACTTTAAATTCTGTACTGCCGTCGCTTGATTTCTGattctgttcgcctggtacTCAGGAAATTTTGCAGAGGCTAAATTAGCATTCCGGACAGCGACAATTTTAACAGTGCCATCTAACAGCAACCCTAATTAGATAAACTTCTCAGTGTTCAGTgctatatttgaataaaactaGGACATTTTGATAGTTTTAGTTGCAATTTTGAATTCGTTTTTATTAggtatatgtgtgttttaGACATTTTAACTGATAGTTCTTATTTTACCTACATACAACTTTATTCTAATTTTAAGGTTGCCTTCACTcgaagtatatatatgtatatatataagtgtTTGTGTACGTACTTAATGCATGCGATTGCAGGACTCAAAGTAATAATTAGAAACGTTGGGGACGCTTGCTTCCTTGATGATTGAGCTGTTAATCTATTGGCTTACGGACTAGGAGCTCTGGCTGCTCTGGCTTAACTGGATGCGTTTTGCTCATGAGATGCtggctgtttttttttgtttattagatTATTGGCATGAGGCGACGACAACTGTAGAATACAATTTCTTTcattctatatatgtatatgtacaatTAGCAAACCTAACCCGAGCTTATATCAATTGTGTGTATTCAAAT
This DNA window, taken from Drosophila nasuta strain 15112-1781.00 chromosome 2L, ASM2355853v1, whole genome shotgun sequence, encodes the following:
- the LOC132788465 gene encoding zinc finger protein 569, whose translation is MDTSELAESIPTATTHPPLDAQQLERQLQLLNNRSFALPVVNTATTTTQSEEELPQCKIRRNYSCNSCAFFTQNPRSHLSHLRDVHGEKIVINECKLCLYASRHFQKLVRHMKMVHGCSDVDSSGAAGRRHCNREARKRRLEESIEMPASIAPVAPSLTQLKNELQTLEQQLLNNVEAFSRQQQLQQLQQLVARSGNIFSMAFEFQMCLLPPTMPSEDVERDAEVSSSDSDDLSLAPVEETKALDLSASSSTNANEYRCQKCSYSTPIRARFKKHVKYHSMPLIKCGSCDFHSPYKWNLERHTRNHGTNGYLMCSVCDFSTNIKQSMTIHEMNHHVTLGRFGQDQQQQQQSPQKQLKIEASSSPEKWYDSPDLPPISCSHCHQIVPNAMELVQHLQQCEPALRSNSNLGGDSDSKEEVNEEEYRNETSYYGVETAPGYGEVTEPLQPEDSDALKKVFKCPHCTFWAATASRFHVHIVGHLNRKPFECSLCSYRSNWRWDITKHIRLKTMRDKSHVQAQVLMNDETGRRNYAKYNQYLTLMKVSAEQVADAKTMRCGEMHSSSSDQHMLALPQPDDEDDAQADVDAALDLRVVSKQHQEQQMPEQNQKPHKSKKKHRKREAQAEQQD
- the LOC132788530 gene encoding dnaJ homolog subfamily A member 1; this translates as MDKMDLYAILGVAKDAPSEEIKKNYRKLAKEFHPDKNPESGEKFKEISFAYEVLSDPEKRRIYDRYGIKGLQEGAEGHSDASDFFAQWFPFGGAPTTERTRRDGRILVKLELTLEEIYMGSKQEKQVQYKRQKLCDKCNGDGGPKEARQECESCGGAGHTAAFTFMGLSAFDAVCPTCDGRGFTIKEKLRCKLCTGSGFVEQPMNRKVDIEPGVPHMLKLPFANEGHQLRSGQFGDLYVVIVQAEHTLFQRRHANLYMRDLEINLTEALCGYTHCFKHLDGRNVCMTTQPGEVLRHNHIKMMRNGGMPVFQQPTDHGDLYVQFKVQMPPNDFATQPQLAMLEDLLPARERIAVPAGAEEVNMTDYKPQARQARHADTDDDDDYHGQSPHFESVQCQTT
- the LOC132788410 gene encoding NAD-dependent histone deacetylase sirtuin-1, whose translation is MEKYEDMDIRLGHINAKELADVCDVNIPRDDDALIMFDRSPTNFDFGAEILSTNNMKPAAAATATTSTAATTKATSEPQPKANSEIKTKTLPQMAEQEIGANQNAKKLTDNNLMEQPTSKRLEKSCSEVDDEDDEDEDDNEDYKSSWANSDDDDDDSSSSTDCSSASESDWQRWQQQRELHSALGRMPRQVIASIMPHFASELPADIDESVLWDYLSHLLNEPKRRNKLNNVNTFDDVIDLVQNSKKIIVLTGAGVSVSCGIPDFRSTNGIYARLAHDFPDLPDPQAMFDINYFKRDPRPFYKFAREIYPGEFKPSPCHHFIKMLETKGKLLRNYTQNIDTLERVAGIQRVIECHGSFSTASCTKCKYKCNADALRADIFAQRIPVCPQCQPNVEHSVDASVAVTEEQLKQLVENGIMKPDIVFFGEGLPDEYHTVMSTDKDKCDLLIVIGSSLKVRPVAHIPSSIPATVPQILINREQLHHLKFDVELLGDSDVIINQICHRLSASDNDDDWKQLCYDDAVLRETKELMPPADYYLHHHHLHHHNHHHRHCRSESEQQSQLDTDTQSLKSNGSADYLLGSSAGTCSDSGFESSTFTATVQDKRAQPTPQQTTPIADDRDAAIERIKSDILVELNETAAISCDRLVAPPAISSGSGSSSISASSTNTASYRHLSIDSSKDSGIEQGEFSNASNNAHAYVSNLDTNMMVETKTAAPSLTPTPPQRKRQTTAERLQPGTFYCHNKHSSYVFPGAQVFWDNDYSDDDDDDDDDDGLATGRGADLFGNVVAGDEDACDLNAVPLSPLLPPALEAHLVTEITSGVSVSSAPSACNSSPSNKRRSTADTVEQSLSPAVEAKCNSPAIESETPPPIKKRRPSLGTAPTAAPTTAV